TTGGTGTGGGCTTGACCGTCGCTTTGGCCAGCGGCCTTGGCACGATGACGCAAATCGTTGGTGTCGTGTCGCATATTATCCTCGGCATGGCGGAAATCCCGTCCACAATGTGGTATCCTTGCCCGCTAAAACGGCGTTGACTCCTGGCGGCTGGTTGTTTGCGGTGACGCAGTTCGTTGTGTGACGTAGCGAACGCAAGCTCTGAACGCAATTCAGCACACCCTCTGGGCGTTGCGATCTGGCTAAGCTCAACGGCACCGACAAAGCAGCTGTGATCTTTTGTCTTTCCCCATGTCCCCTCGAAGTCCCTGGTATTCATGAAACCCCTTGCACTGTTCGTCGCCTTGGCATTGTTGTCGGTAAGTGACGCCCCCCCCGTAATTGCTGCCGAAGATACCCGGCCTAATATCCTGTTCGTTTTTGCCGACGATTGGGGATGGGGTGATCTCAGTTGCCATGGCCACCCCTATGTGAAGACACCGAATATCGATCGGCTGGCCAAAGAAGGCACCGACTTCACTCGCTTCACGGTCGCGAGCGGGGTTTGCTCACCCAGTCGCACGGCAGTGATGACAGGACACTTCCCAGCTCGCTACAACATCGACGGGCACTTTGCGTGGGTGCCGAGCAATGCGAAACGGAATATGCCCGACTGGTTGGACCCGAGCTCGGTGACGCTACCGCGATTATTGCAGCAGTCAGGCTACGCAACGGCCCACTTCGGTAAGTGGCACCTTTCTAACAATATGATTCCCGATTCGCCGCTGCCCAGCGAATACGGCTACGACGAGTACGGAGCATTCAATTGCGCTGGCGAGCAGATGCCGGTGCACGAAGACGCCCAGCATACCATTGCATTTATTGAAAAGTGCGAGCGGGAGGGAAAACCATTCTTCGTCAACCTGTGGGTGCATGAGCCACATACGCCCTTTCATACCGTGCCAAAATACGAATGGCGTTTTCGTGACATGGAGAGTGCGCCCGATGCGATTTATGCATCGGTATTGTCTCACGCGGACGATCGCATCGGAGACGTGCTCAATACACTCGATCGCCTCGAGATTGCCGACGACACGCTCGTAATCTTCAGCAGTGATAATGGACCGGCGAGAGCGGGCGGCAATGCGGAACCGACCTTGATGTACGACACCGCCACGGGCGCCGGCTGGGGAACCGGTGCTTCCAAAGGTATCACCGCCGGCAGAAAAGGTCACAAAGCGGCTTTGTATGAAGGTGGAATCAACGTGCCCTTCATCGCTCGTTGGCCTGGAAAAATTGCGCCGGGCGCAATCGATGACTCTTCACTGATTTCGGCTGTTGACTTACTGCCGACATTCTGCGAGATCGCCGGTGCTGAGCTTCCCGAAGGCTACCAGCCCGATGGGATCAGTCAGCTCGCCGCGCTCACAGGAAGTCCTTCGGAGGTTCGCGAAAAGCCCTTGTTTTGGAAGATGAAAGGAACATGGCCCATACGCAAAGCAGCGCCCTATCACTGGGTCGCTTACGCCATCGTTGATCAGAACTGGAAACTACTCGCTAACGAGGACCTGAGCTATTTCGAGCTCTACGATATCGCGCAAGATCCCTACGAGAAAACAGATCTCAAGTCCAGTGAGTCCGTAGCCACGGATGTGCTCCTTGCGAAGCTCAAACAGTGGAAATCCACGCTTCCATCGCAGCCCAGCGGAAGCGTGTTCTCGACTGAGCGAGATAACCCGAAATAGTGCCCATCCGCACCGACGAACTGAATTGAGTCACCTCTTGCCAAACCCACCATGCGAACGATTCACGTGATAAAGCTATTCACTGTTGCCTGTTTGATCCATTCACTTGCGACCCTGCTTCCTGCGTTTGCTGAGGAGACCCGTCCCAACATCATCCTGATTCTAACCGATGACCAGGGCTATCAAGATGTGGGCTGTTTCGGATCGCCACATATCAAGACTCCTCATCTCGACCAAATGGCTGCTGAGGGATTGCGGCTAACAAATTTCTACGCGCAACCGGTCTGCGGCGTTTCGAGAGCGGCGCTCATGACGGGATGCTATCCGATTCGCATTGCCGAACCGGGCAATCTCAAACGCTTGCACACGGTTCCGCATCCCGATGAGACGACGATGGCGGAAGTTCTCAAGCGGGCTGGCTATGCGACCGGGATGGTGGGTAAGTGGCACCTTGGTCTGGACCGTCAAGGTACTCCCGGCGGAGTCGTGCCTGCGACGATGCCGAACGCACAGGGATTTGATTATTTTTACGGCACGCCGAAGTACAACGGCTTCACGGTTCACGTCGATGATGTGCCTTCACGCAGTCCGATCATGCGGAATGATGACGTGGTGGTCGAGGCGGTTCAGGACTGGGATCACATCACCGCCGTCTACACGCTCGAAGCGACCGAGTGGATCCAACAGCATCACGAGAGTCCATTTTTCCTCTACGTCGCGCATAACATGCCGCACGTTCCCCTGGGGGCCTCGGAAAACTTTAAGGGCAAGTCAGACGGAGGACCTTACGGCGACGCGATTGAAGAGCTTGATTGGTCCTGTGGCGAGATTTTCAAAACGCTGCAAGAGCTCGGTATCGATGATAATACCTTGGTTGTCTTTGCGTCGGACAATGGACCTTGGGTAGAAACTACCCGTGGCATGCAAGCTAACGGAAAACCTTTTATTCCCCGCGACCACTCCGGCAATGCCGATCCGCTGCGCGGTTGGAAGATGTCGGCGTGGGAGGGTGGCTCGCGAGTGCCGTTCATTGCTCGATGGCCAGGCCACATCCCCGCCGGTTCAGAGTCGAGCGAATTGCTCACTACAATGGATTTGCTGCCGACGTTTGCGTCGATTGCCAACGCAGAGCTGCCGGCTGTTGAACTCGACGGTGTTGACGCCTCGAGTTTTTTGCAAGGACAAGCCGAGAGGAGTCCGCGTGATGAGTTTCTCTATTACGCAGGTAGTCTGCTGACGGGCGTACGCCGCGGGCAGTGGAAATTGGTATTGCCCCGCGAAAAATCACCGGCCGGTCTTGGCTGGTGGGGGCGAATGATTGAACAGGTGCCAGAGTTACAGCTGTTTGATTTAAATACGGATCCAGGTGAATTGAACAACCTGGCATCAGCGCACCCAGACACCGTCACCTCTTTACTCAAGCGTATCGATCGAGCCCGCGCTGAACTCGGCGACATCGACCATCAAGGGAGTGGTGCGCGGCTCTACGACAACGGACCGCGGAGACTACAGGTTCCCGTGACAACGCAGGTCCGCACGAACTTGGTACAGGAGGATGCAAACGAAGTTCCCCAGACAACGCACAGCTTTATCGCATTCGGCCAAAAAACTTACATCGTCGATGAAAACGGTGTGAAAACCTGGACCTATCCCCACGCGACTCGCGATGGATATGTGCTCGACAACGGCAACATCATACTGACGCTCAATAAAGGGAAACGGTATCCCGGTGGTGCCGTCATTGAGATTACGCCTGATGGCAAAGAGACCTTGATTTGGAGCGGTACTCAGGCAGAGGTCAACAGCGCCCAGCCAACCGAAACTGGCACGTTCGTGATCACCGAAGCCGGAGACATGCCGCGTTTGCTGGAAGTCGATCGATCAGGAAAAGTATGGGTCGAGTTTCCGCTGCAGTGCCAAACCGACAATCATCATTTGGAAACACGGATGGCTCGGAAATTGGCCGACGGCACTTACCTGGTGCCTCACTTGCTGGATTTCGCAGTGAAACAGTACGACGCCACGGGCACGGTGATCAGCGAGATTGACACGACCGTACCAGGCGACTCCGCGAGATCGATTCACACTTGGCCATTCACCGCCATCCGGCACGGTGACGGCCAAACCCTCGTATGCTGCACCAATGGAAACCGAGTAATTGATTTTGACGCTGATGGAAATATCGCTTGGCAACTGACCAACGACGACTTGCCCGGACCGTGGTTACAGGATCCCTGCGGTGGGCAGGTGTTAGCCAATGGGAATGTTGTGATTGCCTGCTACGCCGGTGGTAGGAAAGATGCACAGGCACCCAAGCTGGTTGAGGTCAACCGACAGAAAGAAGTTGTTTGGACATACACCGACGGTCAGAAAGTTGGGATTCATCATTTCCAGATTCTTGATACCGACGGAGAAAAAAATCGAGGTAAACAACTCAAGTGATGCACCGCTTCGTCCTACGTTCCACAGATCGCGCCGCCATCTCGGCACATGCCGTCGACGGTCCGTGTGTTCACGTTCATGCCCTCTCACTTTATTGTTCTTCCGACTTGCCGTAATCACTAAGAATCAAGCAGCACTGCTGCTGTATATCAACTCGATGGACGTGATGTATGAAAACCACCCAGCCGTTAAATAGAACAACAATGCCGATAGCAATACGAGAGACGACGAATTGGTTTGGAGGCGTGGTGGTCTGCTTGATCCTCATGGGGGCAATCGCGTCTGCCCAATCCAGTGCAGGTACGGATGGCAGTGAAAACCTCAGCCAACTCGCACAGGAGACACCTATTGCTCAGGTGGCGCGGGTGGATGAGTTTCCCGGGGAAAAGTCCGATTGTGAAGGTTTCGACCGGTATGAAATTCGTACCTCGCAGGGCACTATCTCGGTGGTATGTCCCCACCATCCTGCACCCGGCAAACCCTGGATGTGGCGTAGTATGTTCTGGGGAGTCGGCGCGAACGCGACAAAGCGTGTGGCCCGCGGTGACCTGAAATTGGTTGAGCAGGGCTATTATGTTGTGATCGCACCGGGAGATGTTGCTGGTCATCCGAGGGGCAACCCGATCATTGATGCCGCCTATCAAATGCTCACGCAGGAATACGGGTTTTCCAAGACGCTTTCGATGGCCTCGATGAGTCGGGAGAATCTGGCTCTGTTTCGTTGGGCCGCCGCCAATCCGGAAAAGGTAGAGAGCATCTACGTTGACAACGGAGTGTGCAACGTCAAGAGTTGGCCGGGAGGTAAACTCGTGCCTGGTAACGACTCCGTTGCGGATGGGGACCCGAGATCGTGGGCGGGAATGAAACACGCTTATGATTTCGAGACTGACGAAGAACTGCTCGCGGCAAAGGTGAGCCCCATCGATCTGCTTGAGCCGCTGGCCAAGGCAGGCGTTCCGATACTGATGGTCTGCGGCACCAAGGATACCACGGTGCCGTACGAAGAAAATGGAGCACTCATGAAGGAACGCTACGAGAGGCTCGGCGGTGATATCACCATCATCTTTGAAGAGAAAGGGCACCATCCCCATGGGCTAGCTGATCCGACTCCGGTCGTGAGTTTTATTCAAACGATGCGTTCACGCCATCAGCAGTGAGTGGCTCGGTAACGAATCATTTAATTTACCTTGACGATTAGGTCACCAACGATGAAAAAATTTGGCATATTTAATCCTCCGCGTCGGCAGGCTCGCAGTCTGCTGGGGCTGATCACAACGCTCATCGCCATGTTGTTGGGTGCATCCAGCGTGGCGTTCGCGGTAGAGAAACCGCACGTTGTCCTGGTGGTGGGGACACTGCACTACTCACCGGAATTGAGCATGCCGCTGCTGGCGGAGGAGTTGGAACGATTCGGATTTCGCACGACGGTCGTGATGGGGACCGGTGATCCTGAGAAGAAGAGGGAGAACGTTCTGCCCGGCATCGAGGTATTGGCAGACGCCGATCTGGCAATCTTCTTCATGAGGTTTCTCCAACTCCCCGATGAGCAATGGCAGCCAATCGAAGACTATGTCAGATCCGGAAAGCCTGTGATCGGATTGCGTACGGCAAATCACTCGTTCAAGTATCCAGCGAAACATCCGCGATTCAGCTGGAACGATGACTTTGGGCGACGCGTTCTTGGTACCCCGTACGTCGTCCACCAGTCCAGCGCAACCAAGATTCAGGTGAACGAAGACGCTCGCCTTCATCCGGTCATGACAAACGTATTGAAGTCGCATTGGACATCGCCGGGGACGTTGTATTTAACACATTTCGAAGAAGGCTGTATTCCGCTCGTAACAGGCACCGGGACTGGCCGACCACGCGAGTTGAAAAAATCATTCGGGGTTATCCAGACGAAGCAATCGGAGACGGATACCGTCGCGTGGGTGTGGCAGAACGAGTGGGGCGGGAAAGTCTTCGGAACGACGTTTGGTCACCCCGGCGATTTCGCTGAAGAAGCAGTTGTCAGGATGATCGTCAACGCTGCGTGCTGGGCGGTTGAACTCCCACTGCCTGGCGCGGACGTTGAGATGACGACTTGGGAAATCGAGCGGGCCGACAAGTAGCCGCGCCGTGAGCGATGCTCCGTTTTCACCGCAAAAATCCGTCTGCATATCGCGTTAGCTCCGGCGATTCCTACCAAGAAAGAAGCACCGAAAGATGAGAAGTATTTGTTATACCGCTGCATTGCTAAGCTGCTGGCTGTCCGTCTCCCACGTACCCGCCCAGGCACCGATTCGACCAGGTGACCACGTCGCTATCGTTGGAAATACCTTTGCGGACCAGTTGCGTATTCACGGGTACCTCGAAACCATGTTGGTGCAGCATTGGCCTGAAGACCCGGTATCAATTCGCAACCTGGGCTGGGGCGGAGATATGCTAACGGCGCGTGATCGGCCGACGGGGTTCCCGTCGGAAGAGCAAA
This genomic window from Allorhodopirellula heiligendammensis contains:
- a CDS encoding sulfatase-like hydrolase/transferase, whose translation is MKPLALFVALALLSVSDAPPVIAAEDTRPNILFVFADDWGWGDLSCHGHPYVKTPNIDRLAKEGTDFTRFTVASGVCSPSRTAVMTGHFPARYNIDGHFAWVPSNAKRNMPDWLDPSSVTLPRLLQQSGYATAHFGKWHLSNNMIPDSPLPSEYGYDEYGAFNCAGEQMPVHEDAQHTIAFIEKCEREGKPFFVNLWVHEPHTPFHTVPKYEWRFRDMESAPDAIYASVLSHADDRIGDVLNTLDRLEIADDTLVIFSSDNGPARAGGNAEPTLMYDTATGAGWGTGASKGITAGRKGHKAALYEGGINVPFIARWPGKIAPGAIDDSSLISAVDLLPTFCEIAGAELPEGYQPDGISQLAALTGSPSEVREKPLFWKMKGTWPIRKAAPYHWVAYAIVDQNWKLLANEDLSYFELYDIAQDPYEKTDLKSSESVATDVLLAKLKQWKSTLPSQPSGSVFSTERDNPK
- a CDS encoding alpha/beta hydrolase — translated: MPIAIRETTNWFGGVVVCLILMGAIASAQSSAGTDGSENLSQLAQETPIAQVARVDEFPGEKSDCEGFDRYEIRTSQGTISVVCPHHPAPGKPWMWRSMFWGVGANATKRVARGDLKLVEQGYYVVIAPGDVAGHPRGNPIIDAAYQMLTQEYGFSKTLSMASMSRENLALFRWAAANPEKVESIYVDNGVCNVKSWPGGKLVPGNDSVADGDPRSWAGMKHAYDFETDEELLAAKVSPIDLLEPLAKAGVPILMVCGTKDTTVPYEENGALMKERYERLGGDITIIFEEKGHHPHGLADPTPVVSFIQTMRSRHQQ
- a CDS encoding ThuA domain-containing protein; amino-acid sequence: MKKFGIFNPPRRQARSLLGLITTLIAMLLGASSVAFAVEKPHVVLVVGTLHYSPELSMPLLAEELERFGFRTTVVMGTGDPEKKRENVLPGIEVLADADLAIFFMRFLQLPDEQWQPIEDYVRSGKPVIGLRTANHSFKYPAKHPRFSWNDDFGRRVLGTPYVVHQSSATKIQVNEDARLHPVMTNVLKSHWTSPGTLYLTHFEEGCIPLVTGTGTGRPRELKKSFGVIQTKQSETDTVAWVWQNEWGGKVFGTTFGHPGDFAEEAVVRMIVNAACWAVELPLPGADVEMTTWEIERADK